TTGATGATGTGGCCTGGCCCGGCGTTGTAGCTGGCCAGGGTGAAGGCGATCCTCTCCTCCAGCGGCCGCGGGGCCTTCCAGATGGCCCACATGCGCGCGTCGTAGTAGATCCCGGCCTGGATGTTGTCCTTCACCAGCCAGGGCGAGGTGACGCCCAGCTTGGGAGCCAGATCCTGCCAGGTGCCCGGCATGATCTGCATCATCCCCTGGGCGCCGGCCCAGCTGCGGGCGGTGGTGTCAAGCGCGCTTTCGGCAATGGCCTGGGCCTTCCACCAGCGCCAGTCGAAATCCGCCCCGAAGTAGCGCTTCGAGTACTTCTGGAAGTGCGGGTCGTAGCGTGTGGTCCAGGTCCCCCGGGCGGTCCCCGCCAGCACCAGCAGCAGGCCCAGGCAGGGCCACAGGCGGCACGTGTGCCCCGCTCCCATCAGTTCAGGCCCGCGGAGACCAGGTGGGCGCAGAAGACCAACAGGACGCCCGCCAGGATGGCCGCGGCCACGTTGCCCTGCTTGATCTCGGTGATGAAATCGATTTCGGGGAAGAGCCAGTGGTCGGCGCCCTTCCACAAGGCCAGGGCCAGCACCACGGCCAGGGCCGTGTAGGCCACATTGACCATGGCCGCGCGGACGAGTTGCTCGAACATGGGTCCCTCCTACAGTCCGAAGCCGATCTGCAACACCATCAAGCCGAATAGCACGCCCCACAGGTCCACCGCCACATCCGACCAGCTGAAGCCGTCGGCCCGCAGGATCAGGTCTCGCCAGTCCCCGAAAGGTGCCTCGTACCAGAGGGGCTTGAAGCCGTCCGCCACCTCCCACAGGACTCCCAGCACTAGAGCCAGCCCAGGTCCGAGGAGGTCCGGGCGGGCGACACCAGCCCAGCGGGCCACGAGCCCCAGGACCAAGCACATGCCGGCGCTGCCCAGGAAATGCACGCCGGCATGCCGGTCCAGCACGGCCTTGCCGTTGAACCGGAAGGGTCGTCCGGCCAGTGTGAACAGGGTCTTGATGTGCGCGGGCTGCTCCATCCGATCTCCTTCAGAAGGACTTGAACACGGTGACGCCCACGGCCCCGGCGCCGGCGGACACGGCCAGGCCCCAGGGGTCCAGCCGGGCGCCGGCCACGACGCGCGGATGGCCATCCTGGACGCCCAGGCCGGCCAGGGGGTGGAAGCGGTCGCGCCAGGTGGTCTTCCTGGGCTGCACGGCCAGTATGACGCCGGCGGACAAGGCCGGACTGGATGTCCGGGTGATCGCCCGCCAGCCGTCCTTCCCCTCCACCAGGTCGATGGCCACGCCCGCCTGCAGCCGCACCTGGTCCAAGGTGACGGCCAGGCTGGGCAGCCAGTCCGGCCCGGGCTGGTCCAGGCCCACTCTGCCAGCCACGCAGAGCCCGTCCACGCTGTCCCCGTCCGCCAGGACAAAGGGCACCTCGTAGCGGATGAGGTCGGAATCCGCCGGCGT
This genomic window from bacterium contains:
- a CDS encoding transglycosylase SLT domain-containing protein — its product is MGAGHTCRLWPCLGLLLVLAGTARGTWTTRYDPHFQKYSKRYFGADFDWRWWKAQAIAESALDTTARSWAGAQGMMQIMPGTWQDLAPKLGVTSPWLVKDNIQAGIYYDARMWAIWKAPRPLEERIAFTLASYNAGPGHIIKAQRLVATGMNPNHWAPVAAELHRVTGRHAEETRGYVKRIRKLLQGLDKHPP